DNA sequence from the Parasphingorhabdus cellanae genome:
GCTGGGTAAGACCACGCTGGCGCAGATTATCGCGCGCGAACTGGGCGTCGGTTTTCGCGCCACTTCGGGCCCGGTCATTGCCAAATCGGGTGATCTCGCGGCGCTGTTGACGAACCTTGAAGAAGGCGATGTGCTGTTTATTGACGAGATTCATCGGCTCAATCCGGTGGTCGAGGAAGTGCTTTATCCGGCGATGGAGGACCGCGCGCTCGACCTGATCATTGGCGAAGGACCATCGGCGCGCAGTGTGCGGATAGATTTGCCGCAATTCACTCTCATCGGCGCGACAACGCGGCAGGGGCTTTTGACGACGCCACTGAGGGATCGGTTTGGCATCCCGGTGCGGCTCAATTTCTACAGCGTCGAGGAACTCGAAAAGGTCGTCCACCGCGCGGCCAAATTGCTGGATCTGGGGATCGCGCCCGATGGCGCCACCGAAGTCGCGCGCCGCGCGCGCGGAACGCCGCGTATCGCTGGCCGCCTGCTCCGCCGGGTGCGGGACTTTGCCAATGTGGCTGGCACCGCCACGGTCGATCAGAAAACCGCTGACGCTTCCCTCACGCGGCTGGAGGTGGACAGTATTGGGCTGGACGCGATGGATCGCCGCTATCTTCATATGATTGCGGATATTTACAAAGGCGGGCCGGTCGGCGTCGAAACGCTGGCAGCGGGTCTAAGCGAACCGCGCGATACGATCGAGGAAGTGATCGAGCCTTACCTTATCCAACTGGGTCTGGTGGCCCGAACGGCGAGAGGCCGCGCACTCAATGATCGCGGATGGCAGCATCTGGGGCTGAAACCGCCACCGGGCAAAGAGGTTAATGGGCAGCTGTTTGACTGACTTGCTCCTCTCCCCTTGAGGGAGAGGAAACGGAGACTTGGCAGCTTGCTGCCTAGTCGAGTTGGAGAGGGGGCTGGCTTGGCGCACACTCTCCACCCCTCTCCAAGATTTTCTAGCGAACAAGTTCGCAAGTAAATCTGTCCTCTCCCTCAAGGGGAGAGGAATTAAACTACCCCAATCTGCCCCGCACTTGCCCACGTCGCGTGGGTGCCGCTGCTAATCCGATGCGGCAGGATGATCGTGCAGACCGGTCCGGCTGAAATGTCTTTTGCATCGACAATGATGCACTCGCTGCGGTCCTGCGCCATGTCGGTGATAAAGCTGATCAGATAGCCGTCATCCTCTTCGGTCGCCCCCGCACGCGGAATAAACGGGGCTTCCGAACCAAAGCGGTCATCGCCAAAATAGAGACGTTCCGCCGTACCGGTTTCCAGATCATGTTTGACCACACCGTTGAACAGGAACCAGCCGGGATGACCGGTGACGCTATAGACATAGCGATAGGGGCTGCCGGCCACCTGCTGGTTGAACATGCCGAATTCGACTGGATAGTCGTCGAATAATGTCTCTTCGCGGGTCTCGCCGGTTTTCAGATTGAACCGCCAGCGATGGAGTTCGGGCTGAAAGCTGTGCAGATCAATGCTCGCGCCCATGCTTTCATAGCCCGCCGGGAAATCGGTCAGCGGCGGCGGTACCGGCTGGTTCTGGAAATAGCCGTCGAGGACAATCTCGTCGCCATCCTCGAAAGCATTGGCCCAGTGGAGAACGTAGGTCGGTTTGGCACTAAACCAGATGATGTCTTCCGGTTGTCCCATGCGTGGGATCACCCCGAACCGCGTCGGCTCATCGGGATGATAGGCCGGGACATAAAGATTCTGTTCGATCAGCTCCGGTTTCCAATAGAGCGGGCAGTCGTTGAAGATCGTGTAATTTTCGGTGAAGGCCATATCATGCGGCAGCCGCGCGCCCGGCAGTTCGATGGGAATGAAATGCTTCAGCTTATCGTCCGCACCGACCACGCCATAATGGAGATACGGCGCTTTGGTGCTGTAATTAAAGAATAACAGCTCTCCGGTTTTCTCATCCACCTTGGGATGGGCCGAGATGCCGTCTTCCGGAACCCAGTCTGCCGTACCCAGCGTTTCCAGCGTTTCCGGGTCGAGCTGATACCCCTCACCGCACTGATAAAAGGTGGAGAGGATTTTTCCGGCATGGACGACAACATCGGTGGAGCTGCTGTCCTTGACGCTGCCATGCGCGCCCCAGCCGGGTCGTTTGGAATCGCTGGGTCTGCCCATGATCCCGGACCATAAAGGCCCGCCTTCGGCTTGCTCCGCCGCAAAGCCTTCGGTGCGGACAAAGCGGTTGCGATAGCTGGCCTTGCCATTCTTGATGCGCAGGGCGTGGATCATGCCGTCGCCATCGAACGGATGATAGCGGCCAATACTGTCATGCACCGGGTTTTCGGTGTTGCGGACATAAACGCCGTCTATGTCCGTCGGAATTGTCCCGATGACTTCGAGTCTGTCCGCGTCCAGCTCTTCAAAAACCGGTGTCCAGGCGCCATTGCGATAGGGATGGTCATTTTCCCCGAGCGTGGTTTTGATCTGGTTCACCGCTATATTCATCAGTCCCTCAAAAGTTCGTTAATACCTGTTTTGGAGCGTGTTTTCGCATCGACCGTCTTTACGATCACGGCGCAATAAAGCGACGGACCGGGGACGCCATCAACATTGGCCTTGGGCGGCGTTGTGCCGGGTACAACCACAGCATAAGGCGGAACCTCGCCCATGTGAACCTTGCCCGTTACCCGGTCGATTATCTTGGTGGATGCACCGAGATAAACACCCATGGAAAGCACTGCGCCTTCGCCGACGCGCACGCCTTCGGCAACTTCGCTCCGCGCGCCGATAAATGCGCCGTCTTCGATGATGACCGGACCAGCTTGTAGGGGTTCAAGTACGCCGCCAATGCCAGCGCCGCCGGAAATATGCACATTCTTACCAATCTGGGCGCAGCTACCAACCGTTGCCCAAGTATCAATCATCGCGCCGTCATCGACAAAGGCGCCAATATTGACAAAGCTTGGCATCAACACGGTGTTGCGGCCGATATGGGAGCCGTGGCGGACGACTGCACCGGGGACGGCCCGGAAACCAGCCTCGCGGAAACGGTTTTCGCCCCAGTCGGCAAATTTGCTTGGTACCTTATCCCAATGGTTTGCGCCGCCCGGACCTTCGATGATCTGATTGTCGTTGAGCCGGAAAGACAGCAGCACCGCTTTTTTCAGCCATTGGTTGACCACCCATTGGTCACCCTGTTTCTCGGCAACACGGGCGCTGCCATTGTCGAGACTGGCCAGCGCGGCGTTGACCGCATCACGTTCCGGCCCCTGGCTGGTGATGCTCAGCGATTCCCGTTTTTCCCAGGCAGCTTCGATGGCGGTCTTCAATTCAGTGGTCATAGCGGTGCTTCTTCCCTGTTATTCTAGAGATTGGTAACCCAGCTTTCCAAGTCGGGTATTTCATGATCGATATAGTCCGGAGCATGATCGCGCGCGCCCCATTCCGAACCGGTATTGACCCAGATAGTGGTCATGCCCAAATCTTTCGCCGGACGCAAATTGCGCGCCATATCCTCGACAAATAAAGACCGCTTCGGATCAATGCCGGTGGTGTTGATCAGGCTGTGATAGGCGGCTTTTTCGGGCTTGGGGATCAGATCCGTGGCAACGACATCGTGAATCTGGTCAAACAGTCCGCCAAGCCCGCGATTGTCCAGCACGCGTTCAGCATAGGGCCGGTCGCCATTGGTAAAGACGAGCTTTTCGCCCGGCAACGCGGCAATCGCGCTGTGCAGGTCTGGTGCATGGGACAGGCGGCTCATGTCAATATCATGGACATAGTCCAGAAAATCCTGCGGATCGGTACCATGATGGTGCATCAGCCCCGCAAGCGTGGTGCCATGATCATGGAAATAATTTTTCTGCACTTTGCGCGCCTCGGTGGAATCAATGTTTAGCGCGCGTTCGATATACTCGCCCATTTTAATGTCGATGAGCGAAAACAGATCACATTCCGAGGGATACAGCACATTATCCAGATCAAAAATCCAGTGGTCGATATGGGAAAATTCCGGTGGCATGGTCACAAGCGCCTAATCACTCCGCCGCGTGTCCGCAAGCGCTGATCGCTGTTAAGCTGTCGGTAAGCGCTCCGTACTATATAAGCAGATGCAATTGGGGAAATGCGTGACATGATAAAAAGCAAGCGGTTCGGCAGAAAACTGTTTTACGGATCTTCATTATTGCCGCTCGCGATATTGTCTGCGTGCGGCGGTGGCGGCGGTTCCAGGCCATCACCAACACCGCCCCCTCCAACGGCGCCGACGCCTACACCGACGCCGACTCCCACTCCTACGCCAACGCCTACACCCACACCGGCCCCGCCACCGACCAATTTTGATACGGCGGAATTTCGACGCTCGGATGGTCCCAATCAGCATGGCGCTATTACAGCCTATAATGCGGGGGCCACCGGGGACGGCATCATAGTAGGCGTCATTGATAGCGGGATTAATCCCAATAGCGCGGAATTTTCTGGCCGGATCCATCCTGACAGCGCCGATTTCGCTGGCAATCGCGGCATTGGCGATGAAGGCGGCCATGGTTCGGCCGTGACATCGGTTGCCGCCGCCGGTAAAAATAATGTCGATATCCACGGCATTGCTTTTGACAGCGACATATTGGTGCTGCGCACCGATAGCCCAGGAAGCTGCGCGATGGATGATCCCGATGATCCGGACGATGACGGGTGCAGTCACAATAGCGGTGCGATTGCATCGGCGATTAATCAGGCGCGGGTCAGCGGCGCGCGCGTGGTTAATATCTCATTAGGCGGCCCTGATATTTCCAACACGGTGCGTAATGCCATTTCCAACGCGGCCGCGGCAGGCGTGGTGGTTGTGGTTTCCGCGGGCAATGACGGCGCAGCAACGCCGGACGGTTTCGCCGCCGGTATCGCCGACAGCGGAAACGGTCATGTCATTATCGCCGGGTCTGTCGGGGCTAGCGAGAATATCTCATCCTTCAGCAACCGGGCCGGCGCACAGTCGGCCAATTTTCTGAGCGCATTGGGCGAGCGGGTGCAGGCGGATGATAATGTCGGCAGGACTTTCTCATGGAGCGGTACATCCTTCTC
Encoded proteins:
- the ruvB gene encoding Holliday junction branch migration DNA helicase RuvB, yielding MEVLAVTDNPHLTPQRQPEDIDAALRPKSLDEFIGQEAARSNLRVFIEAAKSRSEALDHTLFFGPPGLGKTTLAQIIARELGVGFRATSGPVIAKSGDLAALLTNLEEGDVLFIDEIHRLNPVVEEVLYPAMEDRALDLIIGEGPSARSVRIDLPQFTLIGATTRQGLLTTPLRDRFGIPVRLNFYSVEELEKVVHRAAKLLDLGIAPDGATEVARRARGTPRIAGRLLRRVRDFANVAGTATVDQKTADASLTRLEVDSIGLDAMDRRYLHMIADIYKGGPVGVETLAAGLSEPRDTIEEVIEPYLIQLGLVARTARGRALNDRGWQHLGLKPPPGKEVNGQLFD
- a CDS encoding carotenoid oxygenase family protein, yielding MNIAVNQIKTTLGENDHPYRNGAWTPVFEELDADRLEVIGTIPTDIDGVYVRNTENPVHDSIGRYHPFDGDGMIHALRIKNGKASYRNRFVRTEGFAAEQAEGGPLWSGIMGRPSDSKRPGWGAHGSVKDSSSTDVVVHAGKILSTFYQCGEGYQLDPETLETLGTADWVPEDGISAHPKVDEKTGELLFFNYSTKAPYLHYGVVGADDKLKHFIPIELPGARLPHDMAFTENYTIFNDCPLYWKPELIEQNLYVPAYHPDEPTRFGVIPRMGQPEDIIWFSAKPTYVLHWANAFEDGDEIVLDGYFQNQPVPPPLTDFPAGYESMGASIDLHSFQPELHRWRFNLKTGETREETLFDDYPVEFGMFNQQVAGSPYRYVYSVTGHPGWFLFNGVVKHDLETGTAERLYFGDDRFGSEAPFIPRAGATEEDDGYLISFITDMAQDRSECIIVDAKDISAGPVCTIILPHRISSGTHATWASAGQIGVV
- the dapD gene encoding 2,3,4,5-tetrahydropyridine-2,6-dicarboxylate N-succinyltransferase, translated to MTTELKTAIEAAWEKRESLSITSQGPERDAVNAALASLDNGSARVAEKQGDQWVVNQWLKKAVLLSFRLNDNQIIEGPGGANHWDKVPSKFADWGENRFREAGFRAVPGAVVRHGSHIGRNTVLMPSFVNIGAFVDDGAMIDTWATVGSCAQIGKNVHISGGAGIGGVLEPLQAGPVIIEDGAFIGARSEVAEGVRVGEGAVLSMGVYLGASTKIIDRVTGKVHMGEVPPYAVVVPGTTPPKANVDGVPGPSLYCAVIVKTVDAKTRSKTGINELLRD
- a CDS encoding pyrimidine 5'-nucleotidase, producing MPPEFSHIDHWIFDLDNVLYPSECDLFSLIDIKMGEYIERALNIDSTEARKVQKNYFHDHGTTLAGLMHHHGTDPQDFLDYVHDIDMSRLSHAPDLHSAIAALPGEKLVFTNGDRPYAERVLDNRGLGGLFDQIHDVVATDLIPKPEKAAYHSLINTTGIDPKRSLFVEDMARNLRPAKDLGMTTIWVNTGSEWGARDHAPDYIDHEIPDLESWVTNL